One Candidatus Cloacimonadota bacterium genomic window carries:
- the udk gene encoding uridine kinase codes for MHEQSKKAHLVLIGGGTCSGKTTIAKAIGRRIAKLKTVIISHDNYYRDLAHLALDARTEVNFDHPDSIDQEYLVRDLKKMMAGDAVNVPDYDFSTHSRSEGKLCIAGADVIILEGIFALYYPELLELSDLKIYLDSDSDIRLARRMQRDILERGRNVESVLNQYLETVKPSHQAFIEPTKKNADIIVPGEKEFDRVLYLLNGYLQHVIQSRQ; via the coding sequence ATGCATGAACAATCAAAAAAAGCGCATCTGGTTCTAATCGGCGGCGGCACCTGCAGCGGCAAAACAACCATTGCCAAAGCCATCGGACGCCGCATCGCAAAACTGAAAACGGTCATCATTTCCCACGATAACTACTACCGCGACCTGGCTCATCTGGCTTTGGACGCCCGCACGGAAGTGAATTTTGACCATCCGGATTCCATCGACCAGGAATATCTGGTTCGCGACCTCAAAAAGATGATGGCAGGGGACGCGGTCAACGTTCCGGACTACGATTTTTCCACTCACAGCAGAAGCGAGGGCAAGCTTTGCATTGCCGGCGCGGACGTGATTATTCTGGAAGGCATTTTCGCGCTCTATTACCCTGAACTGCTGGAACTTTCAGACCTCAAAATCTATCTGGATTCGGATTCGGACATTCGCCTCGCAAGACGCATGCAGCGGGACATTTTGGAGCGCGGACGCAACGTTGAAAGCGTGTTGAACCAATATCTGGAAACGGTCAAACCTTCACATCAGGCTTTCATCGAACCCACAAAAAAGAATGCCGACATCATCGTGCCCGGTGAAAAGGAATTCGACCGCGTGCTCTATCTGCTGAACGGATATTTGCAGCACGTAATCCAATCCAGACAGTAA
- a CDS encoding potassium/proton antiporter, whose product MLIASLVLLTLVLIASIFHKINIPVIILSLAIGIIFGSDVTGLIYFDNTVFAKEVANIALMFILFIGGFGTKKQSFKSVLQPVSLLATVGIITTALITGFVFHLLVPKVPFLYALLLGSILASTDAAAVFSILKGKNVEHKLRTLTELESVANDPMAIVLTLFVIGLIQGTQGGILSSILNFLWQLAGGIGIGIGIGWLAVYVMKKVRQSEAEYFFIYMIAIVLFSYSIANVSRASGMLSVFFTGLVMG is encoded by the coding sequence ATGCTGATCGCGTCTTTGGTGTTGTTGACCCTGGTTTTAATCGCCAGTATCTTCCATAAAATCAATATTCCCGTAATTATTTTATCGCTGGCCATCGGCATCATTTTCGGCAGTGACGTCACTGGGTTAATCTATTTCGACAACACTGTGTTTGCAAAAGAAGTGGCAAACATCGCGTTGATGTTCATTCTTTTCATCGGCGGTTTTGGCACCAAAAAACAGAGCTTCAAATCCGTTTTGCAACCGGTCAGCCTGCTGGCAACGGTTGGCATCATCACAACAGCGCTCATCACTGGCTTTGTGTTTCATCTTCTCGTTCCCAAAGTGCCATTTCTGTATGCCTTGCTCCTGGGTTCAATTCTGGCTTCAACGGACGCCGCGGCGGTTTTCTCCATCCTGAAAGGCAAAAATGTGGAACACAAGCTCAGGACCCTCACCGAGCTGGAATCTGTGGCAAACGACCCCATGGCAATTGTTTTGACCTTGTTTGTGATTGGTCTTATCCAGGGTACACAGGGCGGAATTCTGAGCTCCATTCTCAATTTTCTTTGGCAGCTTGCGGGCGGAATTGGAATCGGCATCGGAATTGGCTGGCTGGCGGTTTATGTGATGAAAAAAGTCCGCCAGAGCGAGGCGGAATATTTCTTCATCTATATGATTGCCATTGTGTTGTTTAGCTATAGCATTGCCAATGTCAGCCGCGCCAGCGGGATGCTTTCTGTGTTTTTCACCGGACTTGTGATGGGAA